TAGGCTTCCACCTCCTCCAGAAGAAGCTGATCGTTCCGTTTCACATCCACGGATCGCTTTATCACCCGCTCGATATACTGCACCAGGTTGTAGGTAAAGGAGTCGTAATTATCCAGTACAAGAATTTTCATATCCATGCTAATTTGACAGGTTCATCTTTCCGGCCATCCCGATGGCCGATTTCAGGGCTGCCAGTTTATTATTCACCTCCTGCAGTTCTCCCTCTTCGGTCGATTCAGATACAATTCCGGCACCAGCCTGGTAATAGAGTCTGTGGTCGCGTGATAGGAATGAGCGGATCATAATGGCGTGATTGATATCTCCGTTAAAGCGGATGAAGCCGATGGTCCCGCCATAGAAACCCCTCCGTTTCCGCTCATAGTGGTCGATCAGTTCCATGGCTCTGTATTTGGGAGCACCTGAGAGAGTCCCGGCGGGAAATGATTCGGCCAGGATACGGATGGTATTGGCCCCCTCGCTCAATATCCCTGAGACCTTCGATACCATGTGGATCACATGAGAATAAAACTGGATTTCCCGATACTCCTCCACCTTAACATGAGAAGTGGTTCGGCTCAGGTCATTCCTGGCCAGGTCCACGAGCATCACATGTTCCGAATTCTCTTTCTCATCTTCAGCCAGTTTTTTTGCCAGTTCCTGGTCCTCACGGTCATTTCCTGTGCGCCTGAAAGTTCCGGCTATGGGGTTGATATAGGCTTTCCCTCCCGCTATTACAATCTGGGCTTCGGGAGAGGAGCCAAAAAGCTTGTAACTTCCATAGTCGAAATAGAACAAATAGGGTGAGGGATTTATGGAACGAAGCGCCCGGTAAACATTGAACTCATCCCCGGTAAAATCCTGGGTAAACTGTCTGGAGAGTACAATCTGAAAGACATCTCCCCTGTAACAGTGCTCTTTCCCTGCG
The genomic region above belongs to Bacteroidales bacterium and contains:
- a CDS encoding anthranilate synthase component I family protein → MDKVPVKVVTRKILADIITPVSIYLKIRDIYPNSLLLESSDYHGKEDSYSFICMDPIAEFQVHHQEMRISLPGREVSLEQAGPENEVVDRLRDFLSAFAIDYPGEEELMADGIFGYSTFDAVQYFEDIRFQSTIPEKEDIPEIRYNFFRFVLAINHLTNELQLFENIVNGGRSQIDHVSTLLHNRNIASYSFATSGEESSNLSDKEYRAMVAAGKEHCYRGDVFQIVLSRQFTQDFTGDEFNVYRALRSINPSPYLFYFDYGSYKLFGSSPEAQIVIAGGKAYINPIAGTFRRTGNDREDQELAKKLAEDEKENSEHVMLVDLARNDLSRTTSHVKVEEYREIQFYSHVIHMVSKVSGILSEGANTIRILAESFPAGTLSGAPKYRAMELIDHYERKRRGFYGGTIGFIRFNGDINHAIMIRSFLSRDHRLYYQAGAGIVSESTEEGELQEVNNKLAALKSAIGMAGKMNLSN